CGGATCGACGGCTCCATCTCGCCGAGCAGGCGCCCGGTGGTCTCGGCCAGGTTCACGCTGGTGCTGGCGACGTCGCCGATCTCATGCGCAGCCACCTGGCTGCGCTCGGCCAGCTTGCGCACCTCGGCAGCGACCACGGCGAAGCCCTTGCCATGCTCGCCGGCGCGTGCGGCCTCGATCGCCGCGTTCAGCGCCAGCAGGTTGGTCTGGTAGGCGATGTCGTCGATGATGCCGATCTTGCGTGCGATCTCCTTCATCGCCGAGACGGTGGCGCGGACCGCCTCGCCGCTCTCGGCGGCCTCGCGCGAGGCCTTGGCGGCCATGCCGTCGGTGACCTTGGCGTTCTCCGCGTTCTGCGCGATGGAGCCGGTCATCTGCTCCAGCGAGGCGCTGGTCTCCTCCACGCCGGCGGCCTGCTCGCTGGCCGCCTGGCTCAGCGATTGCGCGGTGGACGACAGTTCTTCGGCGGCGCTGGCCAGGGTGACGGCGTTGCCGTTGACCTCGTTGACGATGCTGGTGAGCTTGTCGATGGTGGCGTTGACGTAGCGCTGCATGTCGGCGAAGGCGCCCTCGTAATGGCCCTGCACCTGGCGGCTGAGGTCGCCCTCGGCCATCGCGCCCATCACCTTGATCACGTCGCCGACGCTGCGCAGGTTGCCGCGGGTCTGTTCGATGATCTCGTTGATGAAGGCCTTCTTGCCGGGCAGTTGCGGCATCGGCGCGTCGAAATTGCCGCGGCCGAACTCGGCTACCACGCTCAGCGCCTGCTTCTTGACGGCGATGTGCGCGGCAACCATGCGGTTGATGGCCTTGCCGATCGCGCAGAACTGCCCGTCCAGGTGCGCGCAGTCGATCTGCACGTCGATGTCGCCCAGGTCGTGCTCCTCGGACATGCGTGCGATCTCGCCGATCAGGCGCCTGAAGTTGCCGCGCACCTGCTCGATGGTGTCGTTGATGAAGGCCTTCTTGCCCGGCAGCTGCGGCATGTCCGCGTCGAAGTTGCCGCGGCCGAACTCGGCGACCACGCCCATCGCCTGCTTCTTGACCGCGATGTGGCTGCCGACCATGCGGTTGATGCCGTCGGCCATGCTGCGGAAGTCGCCCTGGAAGTGCGCGCTGTCGATGCTGGCGTCGATCTCGCCGGCATCGTGCTCCTCGGCAACGCGGCGCATCTCGGCGATCAGGCCGAGCATGTTGCGCCGCACCTGCTCGATGGTGTCGTTGATGTAGGCCTTCTTGCCCGGCAACGCGGCCAGCGGCGCGGCGAAGTTGCCGCGGCCGAACTCGCCCACGCAGTCGATCGCCTGCTTGCAGACGCCGATGTGGGCGCCGACCAGCTGGTTGATATCGCCGGCCACGGTGCGGTAGGCGCCGCTGGACTGCGCGGCATCCAGCATCACGTCGCAGTCGCCGGCGGCGTGTGCGTGGGTCATGTGCGTGACGTCGGCCTGCAACTGCCGCAGCGGACGCTGCGCGGCGAGCAAGGCCTGGCCGATCTCGCTGCCGCCGGTGGCTGCGTCCACGCGGTCCAGTTCGCCCTGCGCCAGCGCCTGCAGACCGGTGCGGGCCAGCTCCAGCTCGCGCTGCGCGGCAGCGGCCGCCTGCTGTGCCGCGTGCACGCTGCGGCCCAGCAGCAGGCCGGCGACCAGCGTGGCCACGGCGACCAGGGTCCAGGCGAGGCCGCTGGCCAGCGGCAGCGCCAGCGCGGCGACAGCGGCGGCGGCGGGCAGGGCGACGGCGACGACG
This genomic stretch from Xanthomonas sacchari harbors:
- a CDS encoding methyl-accepting chemotaxis protein, coding for MSQNRTPLTTLPTAAVVAVALPAAAAVAALALPLASGLAWTLVAVATLVAGLLLGRSVHAAQQAAAAAQRELELARTGLQALAQGELDRVDAATGGSEIGQALLAAQRPLRQLQADVTHMTHAHAAGDCDVMLDAAQSSGAYRTVAGDINQLVGAHIGVCKQAIDCVGEFGRGNFAAPLAALPGKKAYINDTIEQVRRNMLGLIAEMRRVAEEHDAGEIDASIDSAHFQGDFRSMADGINRMVGSHIAVKKQAMGVVAEFGRGNFDADMPQLPGKKAFINDTIEQVRGNFRRLIGEIARMSEEHDLGDIDVQIDCAHLDGQFCAIGKAINRMVAAHIAVKKQALSVVAEFGRGNFDAPMPQLPGKKAFINEIIEQTRGNLRSVGDVIKVMGAMAEGDLSRQVQGHYEGAFADMQRYVNATIDKLTSIVNEVNGNAVTLASAAEELSSTAQSLSQAASEQAAGVEETSASLEQMTGSIAQNAENAKVTDGMAAKASREAAESGEAVRATVSAMKEIARKIGIIDDIAYQTNLLALNAAIEAARAGEHGKGFAVVAAEVRKLAERSQVAAHEIGDVASTSVNLAETTGRLLGEMEPSIRRTSDLVQEITAASEEQSTGVGQINAAVVQLSQTTQQSAANAEELAATAEEVSSQAEQLQTIMSFFTTSTATTSAPAPQPRRLPSPMQRAPRARSFGGPAATAQAARLEEAAFVSF